A window of Chryseobacterium shandongense genomic DNA:
GACTACGGTCGGAAATCATGAAACCTATGGAACTTTAGGGATGAATTCTTACTACGCCCACTTTTATATTGATGAAATAAAATACAAGAACATCTCATCCGGAAATGAAAATTACTATGCCCAGCAAGCCGGAAATGTTTTGTTCATAAGTTTAAGCTCAGAACATACAGGATCAGCACAGATGACCTGGCTTCAGCAGATTATTAATGAAGCCAATATCGATCCTACCGTAGACTGGATCATTTCTCTAAGTCACAGACCTTATCAGGCGGAGCAATATGTAGGAGATATTTCTACTTGGGTGAGAAACAGTGCAGTTCCGCTTTTAACAACTTCTTCAAAATATTTAATGCATGTCGGAGCGCACCACCATTTGTACCACAGAGGACAGTTGAAAGATACACCGAATTACCAAATTATTTCCGGTGGTGTAGCATGGGACCAGTATTGGGGAATGTCTACCGAACAGGATTTTGATGATGTTCAGAAAACACTGACTGACTGGACCTATCAGATTTTGGAAGTAGATGTGAACTCAGGAAAAGTTGATGTTGAATCCTATTCCATCGGAGGGGTTTATCATAAAAAATACAATGAATTAATTGATACTTTCCACCGCTATAAAAATCAGCCAAAACCTGCAAAGCCTTCTATTTTAAACATATTTACGGCGCCGGTTGCCTTGCCGTTAACTTTAAATGGAAGTACATACTCAAGCTCAAACGGAGAATTACTGAACACAACGCAGTTTCTAATCAGTAAAACTTCCGATTTTTCTATCATTGAAAAAGAATTTTACAGAGATTACGAAAACTGGTTCGGAAAAGACGGAAACGGAACTCCCGATATCACCAAAAACCTGAATGCAGGTATTGATATTACTAAAGCCACCATCGCAGCAAACTCCATTACCAACGGAAATTATTATGTAAAAGTCCGTTACAGAGACCGAAATATGGAATGGAGCGACTGGAGCGATGTTAAAGAATTTACCGTAACAGGAAGTGTAGTTTCTAATCCTACTTTTACGTTAAGCAAAACTGAATATCTTCAAAACGAACCCATTGTTGCTAATTTTATAGACGGTCCGGGAAATAATCAGGACTGGGTAGGAATTTATAAAAAAGGCCAGAATCCTTCTGCGGTAACTTCCCAGGCTTTTACTTATACTAACGGACAAACCGCAGGAACAGCAACTTTCCTGAACGGAATTTCCACCAAAGGCCAGTATTTTGCAGGATTCTTTGCCAATAACGGATACACGGAAATTACGCCGAGAAAAAATTTCTACGTGGGTCCTAAAGTTAATGTAAGCACAACTTCAGATGTCTATCCGGTTGGCGGAACGGTAACCGTGAATTTCTCCAACGGACCGAATTTAATCAAGGATTGGATCGGGATTTATAAAATGGGACACACTCCAGGAACTATAAATTCTACCCAATGGAGCTATGTGACAACGGCTTCAGGAACTCTTAATTTTACAGGTCTTGCGAAAGGATATTATTATGCACAGTATTTCCTCGAAGATGGTTACACAACAATCGGAGAAAAAGTTTTCTTTAAAGTAGGGGATATGGTAACCGAACTTTGGACGAACAAGCCGGTTTATACGTTGGGTGAAAATATTACCGCTTCATGGACGGATTCTCCGGGAATCATCAAAGACTGGCTGGGAATTTATCCGCAAAGTATTTCAGTTCCGGATGACAATTTTATTTCTTATACCTATTTCGACGGAATAACACAGGGTACCAAAACCATCCAGGGAACGGCAGTTCCAACAACACCCGGAAATTATTACATGGTAATGTTTACCAATGATTCTTATACCGAAGTTTCAAACAGAGTTCAGTTTCAAGTAACCGGACCCACGTTGGGAACAGAAGAGACAAAAAGCACAGAGAAAAATGTAATCTTGTACCCGAATCCTACAAAA
This region includes:
- a CDS encoding fibronectin type III domain-containing protein, which encodes MKHLLFFFCFAFHMAFGQALYPYLQNPTPNSMIVSWKTSSNNETTVFYGTTASNLNVTFTGTTNIFSDTGYNNNYYYHTAKITNLQPNTKYYYKIKTGNSESAVYNFRTLPLPGQAATANGKIRFLIMGDNQIKAEPRYDTLTLNAYKKLKEKFGPDSDPSDNIALTFMVGDQVDVGTLDHYENVHFKKNINLSPYLPIQTTVGNHETYGTLGMNSYYAHFYIDEIKYKNISSGNENYYAQQAGNVLFISLSSEHTGSAQMTWLQQIINEANIDPTVDWIISLSHRPYQAEQYVGDISTWVRNSAVPLLTTSSKYLMHVGAHHHLYHRGQLKDTPNYQIISGGVAWDQYWGMSTEQDFDDVQKTLTDWTYQILEVDVNSGKVDVESYSIGGVYHKKYNELIDTFHRYKNQPKPAKPSILNIFTAPVALPLTLNGSTYSSSNGELLNTTQFLISKTSDFSIIEKEFYRDYENWFGKDGNGTPDITKNLNAGIDITKATIAANSITNGNYYVKVRYRDRNMEWSDWSDVKEFTVTGSVVSNPTFTLSKTEYLQNEPIVANFIDGPGNNQDWVGIYKKGQNPSAVTSQAFTYTNGQTAGTATFLNGISTKGQYFAGFFANNGYTEITPRKNFYVGPKVNVSTTSDVYPVGGTVTVNFSNGPNLIKDWIGIYKMGHTPGTINSTQWSYVTTASGTLNFTGLAKGYYYAQYFLEDGYTTIGEKVFFKVGDMVTELWTNKPVYTLGENITASWTDSPGIIKDWLGIYPQSISVPDDNFISYTYFDGITQGTKTIQGTAVPTTPGNYYMVMFTNDSYTEVSNRVQFQVTGPTLGTEETKSTEKNVILYPNPTKPGEPTFIKSDYPIEKIELLSANGDLLYESKNINNQRFSLVNENLPKGVYFVKVHTRKLFTLKLIIQ